A genome region from Chlorobaculum tepidum TLS includes the following:
- a CDS encoding type II secretion system F family protein, translating to MTTFLLSLSVFFAVLLIMWLVYLVWSRFFDPNNKSKNQRLKNIQTTIQWGGQAPSSLLTNLEEHELETWLRSRSRAFEKLVNLVQQSRSSFSAGSVLGLMLALFAVVLLAGLLTKTNILFLLVLAVAIASMPVMWLSRKAKKRRMAFEAKLPEALDYISRSLRAGHSLSSAIGMIGKEFPDPLGGEFKTVFDEMNFGIPFKEAFAHLSNRIRSNDISFFVIALMIQHETGGNLAELLGGLATTIRERFKLRGKVRTLSSEGRISALVLGSMPFVFATIISLINPRYILPLFNTPQGHTLLYIAGGLMLVGMYVLNNMVKIKV from the coding sequence ATGACCACGTTTTTGTTATCATTATCTGTTTTTTTTGCGGTTCTGCTGATCATGTGGTTGGTGTATTTGGTTTGGTCCCGGTTTTTCGATCCCAACAACAAATCCAAAAATCAGAGGCTGAAGAATATCCAGACCACTATTCAATGGGGTGGGCAAGCTCCGAGCAGCTTGCTAACGAACCTTGAGGAGCATGAACTTGAAACGTGGTTACGTTCACGATCCAGAGCATTTGAGAAACTTGTTAACCTCGTTCAGCAATCTCGCAGCTCTTTCAGTGCAGGGAGCGTCCTTGGTCTTATGCTTGCCTTGTTTGCGGTAGTGCTGCTGGCTGGTCTTCTGACCAAAACCAACATTCTGTTCCTGCTTGTGCTGGCTGTCGCTATTGCCAGCATGCCTGTTATGTGGTTATCCCGAAAGGCCAAGAAGCGGCGCATGGCTTTCGAGGCAAAACTCCCCGAAGCGCTCGACTACATCTCTCGCTCACTGCGTGCCGGCCACAGTCTTTCCTCTGCCATTGGTATGATTGGCAAGGAGTTCCCCGATCCCTTGGGTGGTGAATTCAAAACCGTCTTCGATGAAATGAACTTCGGTATCCCATTCAAAGAAGCCTTCGCCCACCTCTCTAATCGTATTCGTAGCAACGATATCAGTTTCTTTGTTATCGCTCTCATGATACAGCATGAAACTGGCGGCAACCTCGCCGAACTGCTCGGTGGGTTGGCCACAACCATACGCGAACGCTTCAAGTTGCGTGGCAAGGTTCGCACGCTTTCGTCTGAAGGGCGCATATCAGCCCTGGTGCTGGGCAGTATGCCATTTGTATTCGCAACTATTATCTCTCTCATAAACCCCCGGTACATCCTGCCGCTCTTTAACACTCCCCAAGGTCACACCCTTCTTTACATCGCTGGGGGGCTCATGCTTGTTGGCATGTATGTGCTTAACAACATGGTTAAGATCAAGGTTTAA
- a CDS encoding type II secretion system F family protein, with amino-acid sequence MLDALQFLTIVLSGAAVASVVFALYNWWLSNTVKKRLSQIVRQRWAPADVASPRKPTPQKIDTVINILSKLSLPEEGWQSSTVRTRFLQAGIRNKNAPQYYYAVKTLLVFGLPVMLFLFLRFAQPKLPVILFLIFMLLSAAAGYYLPEIVMDFITKKRVERMRNSLPDMIELMVVCTESGMSIDAAIARISQEMARTHPDLAQEFYLAGLEMRAGATRIDSLRNMALRTSLDELHDLVSMLIQAEKFGTSMAESLRVQSEVMRTKRTQRAEELAAKIPVKLVLPLGLFIFPTLLIVMLGPAILQLIDVLKHK; translated from the coding sequence ATGTTAGACGCCCTGCAATTTTTGACCATAGTGCTCTCGGGTGCTGCTGTAGCTTCGGTTGTGTTTGCGTTGTACAATTGGTGGCTCAGTAACACCGTCAAAAAAAGACTGAGTCAAATCGTTCGCCAGCGCTGGGCCCCAGCCGACGTTGCTTCACCCAGGAAGCCAACACCGCAAAAAATAGACACAGTCATCAATATTCTCTCAAAACTCTCGCTTCCGGAAGAGGGGTGGCAAAGCTCCACCGTTCGGACGAGGTTTTTGCAGGCAGGCATTCGCAACAAAAATGCACCTCAATACTACTATGCCGTTAAAACCCTGCTCGTATTTGGGTTGCCGGTGATGCTGTTTTTGTTTCTGCGTTTCGCTCAGCCCAAGCTCCCCGTCATTCTTTTCTTGATTTTTATGCTGCTCTCGGCAGCAGCAGGTTATTACCTGCCTGAAATAGTGATGGACTTCATCACCAAAAAACGTGTCGAACGCATGCGTAACAGCCTGCCCGATATGATAGAGCTTATGGTCGTCTGTACTGAGTCGGGTATGAGCATCGACGCTGCCATAGCCCGTATATCGCAGGAAATGGCCCGCACCCACCCCGACCTCGCTCAGGAGTTTTATCTTGCCGGTCTTGAAATGCGAGCCGGCGCTACCCGCATTGACTCATTGCGCAACATGGCACTGCGAACATCTCTTGATGAGTTGCATGACCTTGTTTCCATGCTCATACAGGCTGAAAAATTTGGTACCAGCATGGCAGAATCGTTACGTGTGCAGTCAGAAGTGATGCGCACAAAACGTACTCAGCGTGCCGAGGAGCTTGCCGCCAAAATCCCCGTCAAACTGGTACTGCCGCTCGGCCTGTTTATTTTTCCGACACTTTTGATCGTGATGCTGGGGCCGGCAATCCTTCAGTTGATTGATGTTTTAAAACATAAGTGA
- a CDS encoding prepilin peptidase, with product MSFSPMVHLFFTDWPWWVAGAWAGVCLVSLGRIIPHKVLQRAQVPLNEWQGPGGGLEQPVPKARRIWVPVVNAGLWASAADTANQPVFWGTFLWAALASTLLLLALIDWDTTLLPDWIVLPLGLAGLLSSYAGFTRQSLAVSAASAVVVLVLLGGFAWIFHRIRGVSGIGGGDLKLLAALAAWWGPDGVLYVVALGSVVTVVWYLVWRRFKGLSPEAEWPFGPALVVAALAWGLWAAHYSI from the coding sequence GTGAGTTTCAGCCCCATGGTGCATCTTTTTTTTACAGACTGGCCATGGTGGGTGGCTGGTGCATGGGCAGGGGTGTGCCTGGTGTCTTTGGGCCGTATTATTCCGCATAAGGTTTTGCAGCGTGCCCAGGTTCCTCTGAACGAATGGCAGGGCCCCGGTGGCGGCCTGGAGCAACCCGTTCCGAAGGCTCGACGTATTTGGGTGCCGGTGGTCAACGCCGGCTTGTGGGCCTCCGCAGCCGATACCGCTAACCAGCCGGTATTCTGGGGCACGTTTCTATGGGCCGCTTTGGCCAGCACTCTGCTTTTGCTTGCTCTCATTGACTGGGACACCACCCTGCTGCCGGACTGGATTGTTCTTCCGCTGGGGTTGGCGGGCCTCCTCAGCAGCTATGCTGGGTTTACCCGGCAAAGTCTGGCCGTCAGTGCGGCATCTGCTGTTGTAGTGCTGGTCCTGCTTGGCGGTTTTGCCTGGATATTCCATCGTATCAGGGGCGTTAGTGGTATCGGAGGTGGTGACCTCAAACTTCTGGCAGCGCTGGCCGCCTGGTGGGGTCCTGACGGTGTCCTTTACGTGGTGGCGTTGGGTAGTGTGGTTACCGTAGTCTGGTATCTGGTGTGGCGACGCTTCAAAGGCCTGAGCCCCGAGGCAGAATGGCCATTTGGACCAGCTCTTGTGGTAGCTGCGCTGGCGTGGGGCTTGTGGGCTGCTCATTACTCGATTTAG
- a CDS encoding Flp family type IVb pilin translates to MLKSINSQKGVTMIEYALIAALISTVTILALSQVGQNLVTLLVSVVNAFSSAPPN, encoded by the coding sequence ATGCTAAAAAGTATCAACTCACAAAAGGGCGTCACCATGATCGAGTACGCTTTGATTGCTGCTTTGATCTCTACGGTTACGATTCTGGCTCTTTCGCAGGTCGGTCAAAATCTGGTAACTTTGCTTGTCAGCGTCGTAAACGCTTTTTCCAGTGCGCCGCCGAACTGA
- a CDS encoding glycosyltransferase family 87 protein, with translation MKSDKHWLNRERLTVYPRIFLALFLILGLVWVLMSKNMLDIKGKPLGYDFMTFWAASHLALTGHAQDAYKIPLLFKAQQLAISASKVAYAWFYPPTFYLVVLPLALLPYVTAYWTFMLSTLWGYLLVFRRIVRGNIAMWCLAAFSGLWINFFCGQNGFLTASLAGLALLTVERRPVLAGVFIGLLAIKPHLAMLFPVALLAIGAWRTLVTAAVTAVTFMAIGMATFGIAVLKGFLASIGDARLFLENGILEWIKMPSVFVFMRLLGMPVAGAYIAHCAVAIAAVIVVWRVWRRCEDRNLRGAALMTATFLVSPYVFDYDLAWLAFPIAWLSLDGLRNGWLRGEREVLVAAWLLPLLMAVIAEAVKVQIGPLVLCSLLWVTYRRATAASMAGALATDAYDDQLGTVP, from the coding sequence ATGAAATCAGATAAGCACTGGCTGAACCGGGAGCGTCTTACTGTTTATCCCCGAATTTTTCTGGCTCTGTTCCTTATCCTTGGTCTGGTGTGGGTTCTGATGTCGAAAAATATGCTTGACATTAAAGGAAAGCCGCTTGGATACGATTTTATGACATTCTGGGCTGCATCGCATCTTGCCTTGACGGGACATGCTCAAGACGCCTACAAAATACCCTTGCTTTTCAAGGCTCAGCAACTTGCCATATCGGCTTCAAAAGTTGCTTACGCATGGTTCTACCCGCCCACCTTCTATCTTGTTGTGCTGCCATTGGCGTTACTGCCTTACGTGACAGCATACTGGACCTTTATGCTCTCAACGCTGTGGGGTTATCTTCTGGTGTTTCGCCGCATCGTTCGTGGCAACATCGCGATGTGGTGTCTGGCGGCATTCTCCGGATTGTGGATAAACTTTTTCTGCGGCCAGAACGGATTCCTGACTGCATCACTTGCCGGCTTGGCACTGCTCACCGTTGAGCGACGTCCTGTTCTGGCAGGAGTGTTCATCGGGCTGCTTGCCATCAAACCGCATCTTGCGATGCTCTTTCCGGTGGCATTACTCGCTATTGGCGCGTGGCGAACGTTGGTAACCGCTGCCGTGACAGCGGTCACCTTTATGGCTATTGGTATGGCAACTTTCGGAATCGCCGTATTGAAGGGCTTCCTTGCGAGCATTGGCGATGCTCGTCTGTTTCTGGAAAACGGCATTCTTGAATGGATAAAAATGCCCTCCGTTTTTGTGTTCATGCGCTTGCTCGGAATGCCCGTCGCCGGGGCGTATATTGCCCATTGTGCCGTAGCCATAGCGGCAGTAATCGTCGTCTGGCGTGTGTGGCGTCGTTGCGAAGATCGAAACCTGCGCGGTGCAGCCCTGATGACGGCAACGTTTCTGGTCAGCCCGTATGTGTTTGATTACGACCTTGCCTGGCTGGCCTTTCCGATCGCCTGGCTGTCATTGGATGGTTTGCGCAACGGCTGGTTGCGGGGCGAGCGTGAAGTGCTGGTCGCAGCCTGGTTGTTGCCGTTGCTGATGGCCGTGATAGCTGAAGCGGTGAAAGTGCAGATAGGGCCGCTGGTGCTTTGCAGCCTGTTGTGGGTGACGTATCGTCGTGCAACGGCCGCATCGATGGCTGGTGCCCTTGCAACCGACGCCTATGACGATCAGCTCGGAACGGTACCGTAA
- a CDS encoding glycosyltransferase family 87 protein codes for MKSDAHWLNWERLTIYPRIFLAGFFVFGLGCVFIAKKKFGLNGIPFGADFITFWGASHLALTGHAQDAYNNSLLLKAEQLVIPVFRFTYIWAYPPSFYFVVLPLALLPYVAAYWTFMLSTLWGYLLVFRRIVRGNIAMWCLAAFSGLWVNLICGQNGFLTAALAGAALLAVERRPVVAGLFIGLLAIKPHLAMLFPVALLAIGAWRTLITAAVTAITFMAIGTATLGTAVLKGFFANLGYARLFLENGGLPWKKMPSMFVFLRLLGTPVTWAYAIHFFVAAGAVIAVWRVWRHCRNWELRNAALMTATFLVSPYVYDYDLAWLAFPIAWLAVDGLRNGWLRGEREVLVAAWLFPVLMIPIAEAVKVQIGPIVLCSLLWMTYRRATKTSMTGATAIDDHAAQFETVP; via the coding sequence ATGAAATCGGACGCGCATTGGCTGAACTGGGAGCGTCTTACCATATATCCCCGCATCTTTCTGGCTGGATTTTTTGTGTTTGGCTTAGGGTGTGTTTTTATTGCAAAAAAAAAGTTTGGCCTGAATGGGATACCGTTTGGTGCTGATTTTATAACATTCTGGGGGGCCTCGCATCTTGCCTTGACAGGGCATGCTCAGGACGCTTACAACAATTCCCTGCTGTTAAAGGCTGAACAACTCGTAATACCGGTATTCAGGTTCACTTATATATGGGCCTACCCTCCGTCGTTCTATTTTGTTGTGCTTCCTCTGGCGTTACTGCCTTACGTGGCAGCATACTGGACCTTCATGCTCTCAACGCTGTGGGGTTATCTTCTGGTGTTTCGCCGCATCGTTCGTGGCAACATTGCGATGTGGTGTCTGGCAGCGTTCTCCGGATTGTGGGTAAACCTCATTTGCGGCCAGAATGGATTCCTGACCGCAGCACTTGCCGGTGCGGCTCTCCTTGCCGTTGAGCGAAGGCCGGTTGTGGCCGGGCTGTTTATTGGCCTGCTTGCCATCAAACCGCATCTTGCGATGCTCTTTCCGGTGGCGTTACTCGCTATTGGGGCGTGGCGGACGTTGATAACCGCCGCCGTGACGGCAATCACGTTTATGGCCATTGGCACGGCGACCCTTGGTACTGCGGTGCTGAAGGGATTTTTCGCAAATCTGGGCTATGCTCGTCTGTTTCTGGAAAACGGAGGCCTTCCATGGAAGAAAATGCCCTCGATGTTTGTTTTTTTGCGTTTGCTCGGAACGCCCGTCACATGGGCGTATGCTATTCATTTCTTCGTTGCCGCGGGGGCGGTGATCGCTGTCTGGCGCGTCTGGCGTCATTGCCGGAACTGGGAGCTTCGAAACGCAGCCCTGATGACGGCAACCTTTCTGGTCAGTCCATACGTGTATGATTATGACCTGGCCTGGCTGGCTTTTCCGATTGCATGGCTGGCAGTGGACGGGTTGCGCAACGGCTGGCTGCGTGGTGAACGCGAAGTGCTGGTGGCGGCCTGGTTGTTTCCGGTCCTCATGATACCAATAGCTGAAGCGGTGAAAGTGCAGATAGGGCCGATAGTGCTTTGCAGCCTGCTGTGGATGACGTATCGTCGTGCAACGAAAACATCGATGACGGGGGCTACGGCAATCGATGACCATGCAGCGCAGTTCGAGACTGTACCATAG
- a CDS encoding glycosyltransferase family 87 protein, with the protein MKTQAHWLNWKHLKVYSSLLLALFLIYGIGGVYFSKNMVDAGGHPLGLDFIAFWGASYLALAGHAQDAYNIPLLFKAQQIGVPAAKVSYPWFYPPSYFLVILPLALLPYLAAYGTFMLSTLGGYLLVFRRIIRGKTAMWCLAGFSGLWMNFFDGQNGFLTAALAGAALLNFERRPVLAGVFIGLLAIKPHLAMLFPVALLAIGAWRTLITAAVTAITFMAAGTAILGTAVLKAFLASLGDARLFMENTHLLWNKVPSVFAFLRLLGTSATWAYAVQFAVAVVAVIIVWRVWRHCRNRNLRNAVLMTATFLVSPYAFYYDLAWLAFPIAWLALDGLRNGWLRGEREVLVAAWLLPLMMVLIAAMLKVQVGPLVLGSLLWMTYRRATTASMTGAPASAAPAKISSRLYSKRCYSLANTSTMAKKSEHAAERKTMNADAHWLNRERLIFYSRIFLALFFGIGVGLVVTSKHMVTGDFVLAWAASHLALTGHALDAYSIPSLIKAQQIAEPGPQDVYGWFYPPSYYLLILPLALLPYAAAYWSFMLSTLGGYLLVFRRIIRDKTAMWCLAGFSGLWMNFFDGQNGFLTAALAGAALLNLERRPVLAGVFIGLLAIKPHLAMLFPVALLAIGAWRTLITAAVTAITFMAVGTAILGTAVLKAFLASLGDARHLCLENGSLLWSKMPSVFAFMRLLGTPVTWAYVAHFIVAVVAVIAVWRVWRNCQNRNLRGASLMTATFLVSPYVLFYDLAWLAFPIAWLALDGLRYGWQRGERAVLAAAWLLPLLMMVQIIAHLNVQVGPLVLCSLLWMTYRRATTASMTGAPASAAPAKISL; encoded by the coding sequence ATGAAAACACAAGCGCACTGGCTGAACTGGAAGCACCTCAAAGTTTATTCCAGCCTGCTTCTTGCTCTATTCCTTATCTACGGTATAGGGGGTGTTTATTTTTCAAAAAATATGGTTGACGCAGGAGGGCACCCTCTCGGTTTAGATTTTATTGCATTTTGGGGTGCATCGTATCTTGCTCTGGCAGGGCATGCTCAAGACGCCTACAACATTCCTTTGCTTTTCAAGGCTCAGCAAATTGGTGTGCCGGCTGCAAAAGTTTCTTACCCATGGTTTTATCCGCCTTCGTACTTCCTTGTTATTTTGCCGTTGGCGTTACTGCCGTACCTGGCAGCATACGGGACTTTCATGTTGTCAACGCTGGGCGGCTATCTTTTGGTGTTTCGCCGCATCATTCGCGGCAAGACGGCGATGTGGTGCCTGGCCGGTTTCTCCGGATTGTGGATGAACTTTTTTGATGGCCAGAACGGATTTCTGACCGCCGCACTTGCCGGCGCGGCATTGCTCAATTTTGAGCGACGTCCTGTTCTGGCGGGAGTGTTCATCGGCCTGCTTGCCATCAAACCGCATCTTGCGATGCTCTTTCCGGTGGCGCTACTCGCCATTGGGGCGTGGCGGACGTTGATAACCGCTGCCGTGACGGCGATTACCTTTATGGCTGCTGGAACGGCAATTCTGGGAACCGCTGTGCTGAAAGCGTTTCTTGCGAGTCTGGGCGATGCGCGTCTGTTTATGGAAAACACCCATCTTCTCTGGAATAAAGTCCCCTCGGTGTTTGCGTTTCTGCGCCTGCTAGGAACGTCCGCCACATGGGCATATGCTGTCCAGTTTGCCGTCGCTGTGGTGGCCGTGATCATCGTCTGGCGCGTCTGGCGCCATTGCCGGAACCGGAACCTTCGTAACGCAGTTCTGATGACGGCAACGTTTCTGGTCAGCCCATACGCATTTTATTACGATCTGGCATGGCTGGCCTTTCCCATCGCCTGGCTGGCATTGGATGGTCTGCGCAACGGCTGGCTGCGCGGAGAGCGCGAAGTGCTTGTGGCGGCGTGGTTGCTGCCGCTGATGATGGTTCTGATAGCTGCAATGCTGAAAGTGCAGGTAGGTCCACTGGTACTTGGCAGTTTGTTGTGGATGACGTATCGTCGTGCAACGACAGCATCGATGACAGGCGCTCCGGCCAGTGCCGCGCCTGCGAAGATCAGTTCGAGACTGTACAGTAAGCGATGTTATTCTCTGGCGAACACTTCGACAATGGCAAAAAAATCCGAACACGCAGCAGAGAGAAAGACCATGAACGCAGACGCGCACTGGCTGAACCGGGAGCGCCTCATATTTTATTCCCGCATCTTTCTGGCGCTCTTCTTCGGAATTGGCGTAGGGTTGGTGGTAACGTCAAAACATATGGTTACCGGCGACTTTGTCCTGGCCTGGGCTGCATCGCATCTTGCCTTGACAGGACATGCACTGGATGCCTACAGCATACCTTCACTCATCAAGGCTCAGCAAATTGCAGAACCCGGCCCGCAGGATGTTTATGGATGGTTCTATCCGCCCTCATACTACCTTCTTATTCTGCCCCTGGCGTTACTGCCGTACGCGGCAGCATACTGGAGCTTCATGTTGTCAACGCTGGGCGGCTATCTTTTGGTGTTTCGCCGCATCATTCGCGATAAGACGGCGATGTGGTGCCTGGCCGGTTTCTCCGGATTGTGGATGAACTTTTTTGATGGCCAGAACGGATTTCTGACCGCCGCACTTGCCGGCGCGGCATTGCTCAATCTTGAGCGACGTCCTGTTCTGGCGGGAGTGTTCATCGGCCTGCTTGCCATCAAACCGCATCTTGCGATGCTCTTTCCGGTGGCGCTACTCGCCATTGGGGCGTGGCGGACGTTGATAACCGCTGCCGTGACGGCGATTACCTTTATGGCGGTTGGAACGGCAATTCTGGGAACCGCTGTGCTGAAAGCGTTTCTTGCGAGTCTGGGCGATGCCCGGCATTTATGTCTTGAAAACGGATCTCTTCTCTGGAGTAAAATGCCCTCAGTATTTGCGTTCATGCGTCTGCTCGGCACGCCCGTCACCTGGGCGTATGTCGCTCATTTCATCGTTGCTGTGGTGGCCGTGATCGCCGTCTGGCGCGTCTGGCGCAATTGTCAGAACCGGAACCTTCGTGGAGCATCCCTGATGACGGCAACGTTTCTGGTTAGCCCGTATGTATTGTTTTACGACCTGGCGTGGCTGGCCTTTCCGATCGCCTGGCTGGCATTGGACGGGTTGCGCTACGGCTGGCAGCGTGGCGAGCGCGCAGTGCTCGCGGCGGCGTGGTTGCTGCCGCTGCTGATGATGGTACAGATCATTGCGCATCTGAACGTGCAGGTGGGGCCGCTGGTGCTTTGCAGTCTGTTGTGGATGACGTATCGTCGTGCAACGACAGCATCGATGACAGGCGCTCCGGCCAGTGCCGCGCCTGCGAAGATCAGTTTGTGA
- a CDS encoding glycosyltransferase family 2 protein, whose translation MDKKPSILIFIVAYNAESTIENVLMRIPADLLDDFDAEVLVIDDQSSDDTVLRCAETIQSGKIRFKTNVLVNPENQGYGGNQKVGYQYAIEHDFDCVALLHGDGQYAPEYLRDLITPVTKGEAEAVFGSRMMTPFGALKGGMPAYKFVGNKILTLFQNIMLKTSLSEFHSGYRAYSVKALKQIPFHLNTPDFHFDTEIIIQLILWGFRIAERPIPTYYGDEICYVNGLKYALDVVITTTKARMQRLGLFHECKYEVIHPHNSNGYPEAKLSIKSPSGNRI comes from the coding sequence ATGGATAAGAAACCGAGCATTTTAATTTTTATAGTTGCTTACAATGCGGAGAGTACGATTGAGAACGTCCTGATGCGCATTCCTGCTGACCTGCTCGATGATTTTGATGCCGAAGTGCTCGTTATAGATGACCAATCTTCTGATGATACTGTATTACGCTGCGCTGAGACAATACAAAGCGGGAAAATCAGATTCAAGACCAATGTTCTGGTAAACCCCGAAAACCAGGGATATGGCGGAAATCAGAAGGTAGGCTACCAATACGCTATTGAGCATGATTTCGACTGTGTAGCACTACTCCATGGCGATGGGCAATATGCTCCGGAATACTTGAGAGATCTCATAACACCGGTTACAAAGGGAGAGGCCGAGGCAGTATTTGGTTCGAGAATGATGACACCTTTTGGCGCACTAAAAGGAGGGATGCCCGCCTACAAGTTTGTAGGCAACAAAATTCTGACTTTGTTTCAGAATATCATGTTAAAAACCTCTTTAAGCGAATTTCACTCAGGCTACAGAGCATACTCCGTAAAAGCATTGAAGCAAATCCCGTTTCATTTAAATACGCCCGATTTCCATTTCGATACTGAAATAATAATCCAGCTGATTCTTTGGGGCTTCCGTATCGCAGAACGCCCGATTCCAACCTATTATGGTGATGAAATCTGTTATGTGAATGGTCTCAAATACGCTTTAGATGTAGTCATTACCACAACGAAAGCACGTATGCAGCGCCTTGGTCTTTTTCACGAATGCAAATACGAAGTTATTCATCCGCATAATAGTAACGGTTATCCTGAGGCAAAACTATCCATAAAAAGTCCAAGCGGCAACCGCATTTGA
- a CDS encoding ISL3 family transposase: MQSLSSHYHQLLGLPSNWEVENVNLSMSSRQVEIRLAFTGKQGECPICGQSCLIYDHAAEQRWRHLDTMQFETILVARLPRCQCKEHGVKTVQAPWAARHSRFTLLFESFAVELLLHCANIKAASRLLRLNWHTVNQIMRRAVQRGLVRRKTETVEYLGIDEKSFKAGQHDVTTLTDLGERRVLEVVEHRTTEATKELLASLNDSQQAGVKAVSVDMWKPFIHAVQELLPKADLVHDRFHISKYLNEAVDLVRRKECRQLDKAGDKRLIGSTYVWLRNPENMGEQQQAELGKLMDAEFRTGKAWSLKNMFRAFWQLGCADAGTFFFEYWSKRIDEVGLVPLTKVKELLQRHFGNVLTWFKHPITNAVSEGLNSKIQIVKASARGFHRFESYRIRILFYCGKLNMAIGS, encoded by the coding sequence ATGCAGAGCCTGTCAAGCCATTACCACCAACTGTTAGGTCTTCCCTCAAACTGGGAAGTCGAGAACGTCAACTTGTCGATGAGTAGCCGGCAAGTGGAGATCAGACTGGCCTTTACCGGCAAGCAGGGCGAGTGTCCAATCTGCGGCCAATCATGCCTCATCTATGACCATGCCGCTGAGCAGCGGTGGCGTCATCTTGATACGATGCAGTTCGAGACGATCCTGGTGGCCCGTTTGCCTCGTTGCCAATGCAAGGAGCATGGAGTCAAAACCGTTCAGGCGCCATGGGCGGCACGGCATTCTCGTTTCACGTTGCTGTTCGAGAGCTTCGCCGTCGAGCTGTTGTTGCACTGTGCCAATATCAAGGCGGCGTCGCGCCTGTTGCGCTTGAACTGGCATACCGTCAATCAAATCATGCGACGCGCCGTTCAGCGAGGATTGGTTCGCCGGAAAACCGAAACCGTCGAGTATCTGGGCATCGATGAAAAAAGCTTCAAGGCGGGCCAGCATGACGTCACAACGCTGACTGATCTCGGCGAAAGGCGCGTGCTTGAGGTGGTCGAGCATCGCACGACCGAGGCGACCAAAGAGCTGCTTGCATCGCTGAACGACAGCCAGCAAGCAGGGGTCAAGGCGGTCTCGGTCGATATGTGGAAACCCTTTATCCATGCCGTTCAAGAGCTGTTGCCGAAGGCCGATCTGGTGCATGATCGCTTTCATATCAGCAAGTATCTCAATGAGGCTGTCGATCTGGTGCGTCGCAAGGAGTGTCGCCAACTCGACAAGGCCGGAGACAAACGCCTGATCGGCTCAACATATGTCTGGCTGCGTAATCCGGAAAACATGGGTGAGCAGCAACAGGCCGAGCTGGGCAAGCTGATGGACGCGGAGTTCAGAACCGGGAAGGCGTGGTCGTTGAAAAATATGTTTCGAGCCTTCTGGCAGCTTGGTTGCGCTGATGCCGGGACGTTTTTTTTCGAGTACTGGTCGAAGCGGATCGATGAGGTTGGTCTGGTTCCGTTGACGAAGGTCAAAGAGCTGCTTCAGCGCCATTTCGGCAACGTCTTGACCTGGTTCAAACACCCGATCACCAACGCAGTTTCCGAAGGCTTGAACAGCAAGATTCAGATCGTCAAGGCCTCTGCAAGAGGGTTTCACCGGTTCGAGAGTTACCGAATCCGGATTTTGTTTTACTGCGGAAAACTCAACATGGCTATCGGATCATGA